The nucleotide sequence GAAGATAAAATAGCAAAGAATTTAGATTCCAATTTCAACAAGGCGATCACTCTTTTATTTTATCAGTCATTTCGGATTTATTGGAGCATTTTAGCTTTATGTGAGGAGGGTTTTGGAACACAAAGTGCAATTCTACTCAGAAGCTTGATGGAAAGAGTCATAGATATTGAATGGATGGCAAAGCTTGATATATCAGAAAGAGAAGTAAAAGCAAAGGCATTCTTGGATTTTGAGATTATAGCTTCTAAGCAACTAATGGACAAATACGAAAAATATGACATTTATTCGAAGATGGATGAAAAAACTAAAAAAGTTCTAATAAACAATAGAGCTACCATATTAGAAAAATATAGTGAAATAAAAGGCGATTATCCCAAGAATAAAGAAGATTTCATCTTCAGATGGGCGAGTGAATCTTATAAAAAGAAAGCTGAACAAGTAAGTAAAGCAGCATTGAAGGATTATGATTTTTACTACTGGTATTTATCGTTCGTGACGCACTCAACAACAATGGGGGATGTCAAATATTTTGAGCAGTGCGAGATGCCGTTACACGGTTTATTTTGTCTTAGCATTAAATATATACTACTTGCTTTTAATAGATGGGATTTAGTATTCAGTTTAGGTTTGGGTAGGGTAAAAAAGGAATTTGTAAATAGATTGAAATCCTTGAATAACCCTGTCAAAAAATATTCTGAAA is from Candidatus Zixiibacteriota bacterium and encodes:
- a CDS encoding DUF5677 domain-containing protein, with the protein product MNERLIPLSLKKDYVDFSLSSFFRYKDHLDLSYNLFNTLFEIIEKNEDKIAKNLDSNFNKAITLLFYQSFRIYWSILALCEEGFGTQSAILLRSLMERVIDIEWMAKLDISEREVKAKAFLDFEIIASKQLMDKYEKYDIYSKMDEKTKKVLINNRATILEKYSEIKGDYPKNKEDFIFRWASESYKKKAEQVSKAALKDYDFYYWYLSFVTHSTTMGDVKYFEQCEMPLHGLFCLSIKYILLAFNRWDLVFSLGLGRVKKEFVNRLKSLNNPVKKYSEI